In one Diabrotica virgifera virgifera chromosome 5, PGI_DIABVI_V3a genomic region, the following are encoded:
- the LOC114324329 gene encoding polyadenylate-binding protein 1 translates to MNPAAPNYPMASLYVGDLHSDITEAMLFEKFSTAGPVLSIRVCRDLITRRSLGYAYVNFQQPADAERALDTMNFDLIKGRPIRIMWSQRDPSLRKSGVGNVFIKNLDRSIDNKAMYDTFSAFGNILSCKVAQDENSSSKGYGFVHFETEEAANKSIEKVNGMLLNGKKVYVGRFIPHKEREKELGEKAKLFTNVYVKNFGEDFAEEQLKVMFEKYGKITSYKIMSKEDGKSKGFGFVAFESSEAAEAAVEALNGKELVEGKPLYVGRAQKRAERQQELKRRFEALKMERLNRYQGVNLYVKNLDDTIDDERLRKEFTPFGTITSAKVMLEEGRSKGFGFVCFSSPEEATKAVTEMNGRIVGSKPLYVALAQRKEDRKAHLTSQYMQRMANMRMHQMGQFIQPGASSGYFVPTIPAAQRFYGPAQMTQIRASTRWAAQTTVRQGAQGGTTVYPGMQNTYRATARPPNQSTTMRSNMSVPRQITGQQPQNAIVPAAVNRTANFKYTSNMRNPPQPLGGLPGAAAPVQQAVHIQGQEPLTATMLAAAPPQEQKQMLGERLFPLIQRMYPDMAGKITGMLLEIDNTELLHMLEQQESLKNKVEEAVAVLQAHQAKQAATTQIKKE, encoded by the coding sequence ATGAATCCGGCTGCCCCAAATTATCCTATGGCGTCTTTATACGTCGGCGATTTACATTCTGATATTACTGAGGCCATGCTTTTTGAGAAATTTTCAACCGCGGGTCCTGTGCTTTCGATTCGCGTGTGTAGAGACTTGATTACACGTCGATCCTTGGGTTATGCATATGTGAACTTCCAACAACCTGCAGATGCTGAGCGTGCTTTGGATACCATGAATTTTGACTTGATAAAAGGTAGGCCTATCCGCATCATGTGGTCTCAACGTGATCCATCATTGAGAAAATCTGGCGTTGGAAATGTTTTTATCAAGAATTTAGATCGTTCCATTGACAACAAGGCCATGTACGATACTTTCTCAGCTTTTGGTAACATTCTTAGTTGTAAGGTAGCCCAAGATGAAAACAGCTCTAGTAAAGGTTATGGGTTTGTCCATTTTGAAACCGAAGAAGCTGCAAATAAGTCTATTGAAAAGGTAAATGGTATGTTGTTGAACGGAAAAAAAGTATATGTAGGTCGCTTTATTCCACACAAAGAAAGAGAAAAGGAACTGGGAGAAAAAGCCAAGCTGTTCACAAATGTTTATGTTAAAAATTTTGGTGAAGATTTTGCTGAGGAACAGTTAAAGGTTATGTTTGAAAAGTATGGTAAAATTACCAGCTACAAGATAATGAGTAAAGAAGATGGTAAATCAAAAGGATTTGGTTTTGTAGCCTTTGAAAGTTCAGAGGCAGCAGAAGCGGCAGTTGAAGCTTTAaatggaaaagagttggttgaagGAAAACCTTTGTATGTTGGAAGAGCCCAAAAGAGAGCTGAGCGTCAACAAGAACTAAAACGTCGCTTTGAAGCCTTAAAAATGGAAAGACTTAATCGCTATCAGGGTGTAAATCTCTATGTTAAAAATCTAGATGATACAATAGATGATGAACGTCTCCGTAAAGAGTTTACTCCTTTTGGAACCATAACATCTGCCAAAGTGATGTTGGAAGAAGGTAGAAGCAAGGGTTTTGGTTTTGTATGTTTTTCCTCTCCAGAAGAAGCTACAAAGGCGGTAACAGAAATGAATGGCAGAATTGTTGGTTCTAAGCCTTTATATGTTGCCTTAGCTCAGCGTAAAGAAGATCGTAAAGCACATTTAACTTCTCAGTACATGCAGCGTATGGCAAATATGAGAATGCACCAGATGGGTCAGTTCATACAACCAGGTGCATCTAGCGGTTATTTTGTTCCTACCATTCCTGCCGCACAAAGATTCTATGGACCAGCACAGATGACTCAAATTCGTGCTAGTACCAGATGGGCCGCCCAAACAACTGTAAGACAGGGTGCTCAAGGAGGAACTACTGTATACCCCGGTATGCAAAACACTTACAGAGCTACTGCCCGCCCACCAAATCAGTCAACAACCATGCGTAGCAACATGAGTGTACCTAGGCAAATTACTGGACAACAACCACAAAATGCAATTGTACCTGCTGCTGTTAACAGAACAGCCAACTTCAAATACACTTCAAACATGAGAAATCCACCACAACCTTTGGGAGGTTTACCAGGTGCTGCTGCTCCAGTACAGCAGGCTGTACACATTCAAGGTCAGGAACCATTGACAGCAACCATGTTGGCTGCTGCTCCACCACAGGAGCAAAAACAGATGTTGGGTGAAAGATTGTTTCCACTTATCCAACGCATGTATCCAGACATGGCAGGTAAAATCACTGGTATGTTATTGGAGATTGACAACACTGAGCTGCTACACATGTTGGAACAACAGGAGTCCCTTAAGAACAAAGTGGAAGAAGCAGTTGCTGTTTTACAAGCCCATCAAGCCAAGCAAGCTGCTACTACTCAGATTAAGAAAGAGTAG